A genomic window from Solanum dulcamara chromosome 11, daSolDulc1.2, whole genome shotgun sequence includes:
- the LOC129872573 gene encoding E3 ubiquitin-protein ligase MPSR1-like — protein sequence MEVRSEYLLPSLEGLTLDEARSLILPHILRFITSTPESEHTRDIVVQVDATNNIISFLEGHPINATPILEGLLPASKASIEAMPMVKVLDEGIDCSICLLDFESGEEAKEMPCKHRFHSICIDKWLGINGSCPICRYKMPVDEQCEKKNEESGDDERGDDDGDSDMEEDRVMFVFDVVVRPDSRGVIVSISEVHRHSDDVSIGAENGDVFEAAGDANESEARDGGDDDESAAQDMDDDLFEPEPNTRGGGNGDESEA from the exons ATGGAGGTGAGATCGGAGTACTTACTGCCATCTCTGGAAGGGCTAACCCTAGATGAAGCCAGATCATTGATTCTTCCTCATATTCTACGATTCATCACCTCTACTCCAGAGTCAGAACATACACGTGACATTGTGGTACAGGTGGATGCGACGAACAACATAATCTCCTTCCTCGAAGGTCATCCTATCAATGCAACACCTATTTTGGAAGGGCTTTTACCTGCATCAAAAGCTTCCATTGAAGCGATGCCGATGGTTAAGGTTTTAGATGAAGGGATTGATTGCTCTATTTGTTTGTTGGATTTTGAAAGTGGTGAGGAAGCTAAGGAGATGCCTTGTAAACATCGTTTTCATTCGATTTGTATTGACAAGTGGTTGGGAATAAATGGATCGTGTCCGATTTGTAGGTATAAGATGCCAGTGGACGAACAAtgtgagaaaaaaaatgaagaaagtgGTGACGATGAAAGAGGTGATGATGATGGTGACAGTGATATGGAGGAAGATAGAGTGATGTttgtttttgatgttgttgttagGCCAGATAGTAGAGGTGTAATAGTATCGATATCAGAAGTGCATAGACATTCCGATGATGTGTCGATAGGTGCTGAAAATGGCGATGTATTTGAAGCTGCCGGAGATGCCAATGAATCTGAAGCTAGAGATGGCGGAGATGATGATGAATCCGCAGCTCAAGATATG GATGACGATCTATTCGAACCTGAACCTAATACTAGAGGTGGTGGAAATGGCGATGAATCCGAAGCTTAA